The Nitrospirota bacterium DNA window ATATCGAGACGGTAAATAAGGCAAAAGGCATGATGAAGGCAATAGAGATGGCTGAAGAAGGATTAAGTTAAAAGTTTAAAGTTTAAAGTTGAGAAACCTTAAAATGAAAACTGATAAGAAGATAAAAGAGGGAACATAACTTTTATGTTATTGATGATTGATAATTATGATTCCTTTACTTATAACCTTGTCCAGTACCTCGGTGAGATGGGTGAAGACCTGAAGGTTGTAAGAAACGACAAGATAACAATTGAGGAAATAGAGAGTCTTAATCCTGAAAGGATAGTTATATCACCAGGTCCATGCACTCCAAATGAGGCAGGGATATCTGTAGAACTGATTAGACATTTTGCGGGGAGGATACCGATACTCGGTGTCTGTCTCGGGCACCAGAGTATTGGTGCCGCATTTGGTGGCGATATAGTCAGTGCNNNNNNNNNNNNNNNNNNNNNNNNNNNNNNNNNNNNNNNNNNNNNNNNNNNNNNNNNNNNNNNNNNNNNNNNNNNNNNNNNNNNNNNNNNNNNNNNNNNNGAGGTAAACAGAGATGATTAGAGAAGCAATAGCAAAGGCTATAGATAGAATAAATCTCTCAGAGTCCGAGATGGTAGAGGCTATGAAAGAGATAATGGAAGGAAATGCTACACCTGCACAGATATCTTCCTTCCTCACAGCATTGAGGATGAAGGGTGAGACAGTTGAGGAGATAACTGGCGCTGCAAGGGTGATGAGAGAAAAGGTAACCCGACTCAATGCACCTGAAGGAACGGTCGATACATGCGGAACAGGTGGTGATCTGTCACATACATTTAATATCTCTACTACTGCTGCATTTGTCGTTGCAGGTGGGGGGGTGCCTGTGGCGAAGCATGGAAACAGGTCTGTATCAAGTAAATCTGGCAGTGCAGATGTCCTTCAGGCACTTGGTGTAAATATAGAGCTTCCACCAGATAAGGTTGAGAGATGCCTTAAGGAAACAGGGTTTGGTTTTCTATTTGCACCGTTATTTCATCCAGCGATGAAGTATGCTATAGGTCCACGCAGAGAGATAGGCGTGAGGACGATATTTAATGTTCTCGGTCCTGTTACCAATCCATCTGCAACAAAATATCAGGTTCTTGGCGTGTATGATTCAGGGCTTACAGAGACGATAGCGAAGGTGCTTGGAAATCTCGGGGCAAGACACGCCTTTGTTGTCCATGGAGAGGATGGTCTTGACGAGATAACAATCACAGGGAAAACACAGGTATCTGAGTTAAAGGATGGTAATGTAAAGACATATCATATAAGTCCAGATTCTTTCGGCATAAGAACTGGCAGACTGGACGATTTACTGGGAGGAGATGCAGAGGAAAATGCTAAGATTACCCTGAGTATACTTAATGGTGAAAGGGGACTGAGAAGGGACATAGTCCTGCTTAATGCGGCGGCTGCATTTATTGTGGCTGGTAAGGCGACATCATTTATTGAAGGTATAGAACTTGCTGAAATATCCATAGATTCAGGCTCTGCAATAAAAAAACTTGAAGATCTTAAGAGATTTACAAATGATACTTGATGAGATCGTTACACATAAGCGTAATGAGTTGAAGGATAAAAAGATAAGGAGAC harbors:
- a CDS encoding gamma-glutamyl-gamma-aminobutyrate hydrolase family protein (Members of this family of hydrolases with an active site Cys residue belong to MEROPS family C26.), translated to MLLMIDNYDSFTYNLVQYLGEMGEDLKVVRNDKITIEEIESLNPERIVISPGPCTPNEAGISVELIRHFAGRIPILGVCLGHQSIGAAFGGDIVSA
- the trpD gene encoding anthranilate phosphoribosyltransferase — protein: MIREAIAKAIDRINLSESEMVEAMKEIMEGNATPAQISSFLTALRMKGETVEEITGAARVMREKVTRLNAPEGTVDTCGTGGDLSHTFNISTTAAFVVAGGGVPVAKHGNRSVSSKSGSADVLQALGVNIELPPDKVERCLKETGFGFLFAPLFHPAMKYAIGPRREIGVRTIFNVLGPVTNPSATKYQVLGVYDSGLTETIAKVLGNLGARHAFVVHGEDGLDEITITGKTQVSELKDGNVKTYHISPDSFGIRTGRLDDLLGGDAEENAKITLSILNGERGLRRDIVLLNAAAAFIVAGKATSFIEGIELAEISIDSGSAIKKLEDLKRFTNDT